The Acidobacteriota bacterium genome includes the window CGGGCCCCCGGCGAAGGGCCCGGAGAAGCCGCCGATGTCGGGACCCCGGAGCATTTCGCCTGCTGCCTCCGATCGCACCGCGCCGCCGCCAGGACGAGCAGGGCGAAGAGGACGGACGCGATGCCCAGGATCGCCCACGCGAGGGAGGCTCTTTTCATCGTCGGACCTCCGCAGAAGTCAAGCGCTTCCCGCCCGGAATCGGGCCGCCCCGCCCGCCCGCGGGAGAGCGAGTCCGGTCCTCACGCCTCGTGTTCGATCTCCGGGGGCAGCAACACCCACGGGTGTTTGCGTTCCACATACACGGTCACGCGGGGAGCCGGAAAGGACGGGTCTGCGAAGGCGCCCACGGGGATTCCGAAGTACTCCTCGAGCCCCTCCGTCTCGTAGTACACGGTGGCCCCGCAGCGGGGACAGAAGTGAAAGGTGATGGTGCCGCCGTCGTCGGGCTCCCTCGTGAACGCCCTCGATTCGCCGCTCGGGGCCACGTCTTCCTTGCGGAAGCGGGCCTGCACGCCGAAGACGCTTCCGGTGCGACGCTGGCAGGCCAGGCAGTGGCACACCGAGATCCGGACCGGTTCCCCTCGGACCCGGGCCGTCAGCCTTCCGCAGCTGCAGGAAGCCAGCCTGTCCCCCATGCGCTCTCCTCGGGCCAGCGAGCCGGGCCGGTCCGTGGAAGAAACCGAAGCGCGCCGGCAAGAGGCGGGGTCCGCGTCGGAGGGACGCCGCCTGCCGGCCCTCGGCAACCCCGAACGACCCGACCCCATCGAGCCGGCCCCTCCGCCGGCCGTACTTTCGAAGACCCGTCCTTACGCGGGGCGCACCTCGAAGACGCACCGCTTGCTTCCGGAAAGCTTCGATTCCAGAAGGGTCACTTCGACCGGTTTTCCGAAGACGGCCTCGAAGGATTGCTTTTGATACCCCACGGAGCACTGGCACCACACGGCCGGCATGCGGCGGCTGTCCACCAGGGGGCAGCCGCACTCACCCTCGGCCACGGAGACGGTCAAGACGCCCTTCTCCTTGTCCCAGGAGGTTTCCGTGCCCCAGTTCTCTCGGATGGCGGCCCGGTACCCTTCCAGGTTGCCCTTGAATCGCTCCCCCGCCTGGCCCAGCTTGGCGCACTCCCGGCCGGTCTTCTGCAGGATCCCCGCGCAGGCGGCGGCCGGCGCGTCCTCGGCCATGAAGCCGATCATCTTGGCCAGCTCGTACCGGACGAAGGCCAGCCGCTGGTCCGATCCGGCCGATTCTCCCGCGAACACCGCTCCGGAGATGGGCAGGACGTTCAGCACACACCCGCACGCGCCCATTCCGCACAGCCCTTTGAGGAACTCCTTGCGGTCCACCTGTCCTCCCTTCCGGATGGCGCCATCCCCCCCCCGCATCCGTTCAATTCTTTACGCGGGCGGTCCGAAGAAGGTTTCCCCCCGAGCCGCCGCCGGGCGCGCTCAGGGCGTCCTCTCCTTCGCCACGGTCGCGAGGGTCGCCATGGCCTTGGACACGAGGACTCGGCCGGAATCGGAATGACACCATACCTCCGATTCGACCACCGTGAGCATCCGGCCGGGCTTGAGGACCTTGGCGACGCACTCCAGCACCCGGCCTCGCGCGGGCCGCAGGAGGTGGATCTTGAATTCCGCCGTCAGGACGATGTGGCCGGGCGGCGAGAGGGTGGCCGCCGCGCCCCCGGCGGTGTGATCCGCCAGGGTGGCCTGGACCCCGGCGTGGACGAAGCCGTCCTGCTGGAGGTGCCGAGGCTGGAGAACGAGGCGCGCGGCGCACTCGCCCTCTCCCGCCGAGACCGCCTCGATCCCGAGGTCCGAGATAAACGGCGCGGACCCGAAAATGCGCTTGAGTTCCTCGACCTGCTCGTCTTTCACTGGAGCCTCCCAGGAACCACGGAACGCGGCGCGTCGCCGCAGGCGGTCGGCGGGGCGCCCCCCTTGTTCAATTGCTCTTCCTTGGACCCTTTATGCTCCGGGTTCTCTTGAACTCGCGCTCTTGAGGAAACCAAGTGTACGTGTCCGTGCCCTCCCACGAAGCACAGCACGTAGGATCATTCGGAAGATAAACGTTGTACTGGATGGTGAAGGTCTTCTCATCCAACTTGGCGAGCCGGATCCCGTACAAGTGGCCCACCGTCTCGAACACCCTGCGCAGGCGACCCTCCTTGCATCCGTACATCAGCGCATGCCCCCAGGTTCCAGTGCCCGTCAGGTGGCTGGCGTTCAGGTTCAAAAGACGGAAGGCAACACCGGGCTCTGGATGCAGCGTGAGGTCCTGGTTGATCGTGATTTCCCAATCGCTGCGCAACGGCTGTCCATCCACGACTTCTCCCCGGGGTATAGCCCTTTCCCGCCGAGAGCTGGATGGGGCCGAACTCAGGTACATGGATCTTCCTATTCTCGAAGTCGATCTTCTCGATGTCCGCGCAGGCCGGGACCGCACCCCACGTCACACCGGCCGGGATGGAAAAGAGAACCATACCCAAGAGCAACCTAGCCTTCACACAGTGCTTGATCAAGCCATCCCACCCTTCCCGACCCGTTTCCAAGAATGCCATCGAGCGCCGCGTGGCCCGCGCCAGGGCCCCATGTGCCAGGCGACGCCACGCCCTCCATGCCGGAGTGCTTCGTCTGGGAGGGACGGCGGCCCGCACGCCGCAATCCTTCGCGGGCACGGCCTTTTCGGCCTCCCTCAGGCAAAGCCGCCCGCCCTCCGCTCCGGTGCGACATCTTGTTTGGCCCGGCTATTCTCCTGGTGCATTGAACATCAGGCTTTCTTCCGGCACGACGCCGTTTATCGTCGGATTGTAGGTCGTCACCGTTTTCGTGGAGAAGCTCGGGAACGCCATCGTCTTTTCAATCTTCAACACGAGGCGGCGGCTCTTGCTGATCCAAATGCTGAGAGGAATGCGCCGATCCTGGGCATCAAAGTACCCGTTGATTTGATAGCAGTCTTCCCCGGCCACCGCTTCGTCCGCGCCGCGCCGGGGTTCCAAGAGATCGGTCAGTCGTCTCCCCATTGTCTCGTCAGGAAGCAGGAGAACAGGGATCGTATGCGCGGAACCGGAAGACACGCCCGTGGCACGAGCGAGAGCGAGAGCGAGGGAGTCGTTTGTCTTGATTCCAGGCATGACGTCCCACCAGGACTTCACGTCGCCGGCCTTGCGCCATATTATGTAGCTGCGTTCTTTCTTGAACTGGTCCTGATCGGTGTATTGGAAGCGAAAGCGATCAGGACGCACGAAGGCCGTCTTGAACTTGATTTCCACCGTTCTCGTCCCATCGGTCTCAAAAAAGGTCTTGATCACACGTCCCTCATCTTGATACGACTTGCAGGAGGCATACGTCTGCGCCATGGCCGCCAAGATCTCCTGGGCACTTTCCGGATCTCCACCCCTCGATTGCCCAAACACCGAGGAGGTTGCCGCGACCAGGAAGGCCGCGAACGGAACGAGCGCCTGCAAACCACGAACGAGGGTCATGAAGGGTCTCCTCTTGAAAAACCTGCGGCTTCGACTTCAACGGATTGGAACAGCGGGCTCAAACGGACAGCGGAGACGTTCCCATGCGACACCCAATCAATATGCAGGTCCTTCCTCGTAATGCGGCCCCGCCCCCGGCGCCAGGGCGCGCAGATGCGGGGGCTTTACCTGGGAACCAACGCCCTCACGGTCAGGTGCCAGCTGCTTTCATCGAACCATGCGTACGGTCCGGGCATTTGGACATCCACTTCGCGGCAGAAGGCACAGACGAGATCCCGCGCCTTCCCCGAGAGCGAGACGTCAGCGATGAGCGTGGCCTCCGTGTGGGGCTGGCGGTAGTAGGTCTTGAGGATACGCCCATCCGGCTTCAGCTTCGGGTAATACCTCTGGTGCTCTGCCGGAGCAAACTGGGCCATCACTCTCTGGACTGCGTCCACGTGTTCCTGGGGCGGACCGTCGTCGCCTGCAACGGCAGCGTCAAGCCGAATCCCGAGGGAAAACAGGCGCTTTTCGAGCGTCCGGCACCCGAAGACCACGACTTTCAACTCCCCGATGGGCACGCGCCTGTCGTCGTCCGACAGGCTGCGGAGTTGTCCCGTGAAGTCGCAACAGATGGCGCGCAGCGTTTTGATCTGGGATGAACGAGGCGTCTTGTTCTTCACGAGACAACCCAACGTTGTCTTGGGCCACTTGCTTCCGGGGTTCTCCGGCCGCAGAACTCCGTGCATGGCTGACTCAACGTGGCGTTTCACGTCCAAGAGCGTGCGACTGAAGCCCTCGTAGGCCAAGGTTAGAACGCTGTTGTACGAGACGAAGAACTGGCCCGCCTGGACTTGCGTGGGTCCGTAGTGCCTCGACACGGCGCTGAATACCGCCAGGTCACTATTCATGCCACCTCTCCCTGTCTTGTCACCTGACGGCCGGTTCGGGAACCCGACTCCCTTTGCGAAGGACCACCGAACGATGGAGCCCTCTCAAATCTCCGCCCCCATTGAGCGTCTGGTGCCGAGTGAAACAGGTCTCGAGGCTGGCCATTGACGGATGGCTCGGAGGAGCGATCGCTGTGACTACGGCGCAAGGCAACCATCCTGACACGCCCACGCACTCCGACCGCACGCTCGCAACATGGGCTCCCCCAGCGAACCTATGCGCCTCGAAAGGCGGGGCATGGCTCCCAAGCGCCTGCCGCGCTTGGCTTCGGGCGGGAGGCGCCGGGAAGGGAGAAGGCTCTCGAAGCGGTTCGATCCGGATCCCGTCCTCGGCCGAGCGAATCGGGCCTTTCTCCCGCAATGGCTCGTGGCGTCGGCCCCCTATGCGTCGGCCAGCACTCTGGTCATTGCCAGCACGGTGTTCCAGCTTCGCGTGGTCAGCGACACGCCGACGACTTTCTCAAGTTGCGAAAGGAATCGGATCGCTTTCATCTCACGGCGGTACAGCCCAAAGAGGAGGTCGCCGCGCAGCGCCAGCACTTTCACGCACCACCTGCCACGAGAAGGCAGATTCATGGGAATCGTGGGGATGGCCTCCGGGCGCCTGGCCGCGACACTTGCGAAGCGCACTACATCTGGACCCGTTGGTTGACCTGCGAACGGGTCCTCGGAGGACCATTGCAGAAACTTGCGGGCATCGCGAATCATGACCTCGGCATCGAATGGAAGCCGCCCCAGGATCTCCTCCTCCAGTCTTTTCCTTGGGACGCGACTCCTGACCACGAAGGTGCCGGCCGCACCGATGTTCACCACGTCATATGGCCGCAGTTCCTCCGCAAGCGCACTGGGGCGGAATGTCCTGTGGCCACCGACATTGACGCCCTTCAGAAAAACGACCCAGGCCATTGATTACGATCTCTTGTGGCGAACACCGTGGGCCACCGCTCCCACAGCGGATCGCGGATGCCAGCCGGTGCTCCAGCGGACACCCTTCGTGCACGACAATTCGACCATCCAGAGCTTCATCCTTCACGCCCGAATCGCGTCTTGCGTCCTGAGAATCCGATTGCGGGCGGCCCTGCTACGCCTCCAGGCCCGCCGGAATCTTGCCGGCCATGCGCGCGCGGCGGTCCAGCCTCCGGCCGTCTGCGATGAAGGTCCCGTCTCCGACCGCGTGCAGGGTTCGGGTCTCCTTGCGCCCCACGGTCTGGTGCGCGGCCACCGCTTCCAGCACGACGATGTTGTGGCGCTTCACGAAGTCCACGACCCGGCACTCGATGTTGGCCAGACACTCCCCGATGAGCGGGGCCTGCACGACCGTCGCCGGAACGGGCGTCAGCCGGAACGCGGCGAACTTGTCCGTATCGGCGCCCGAACAGGTGCCCACGCCCACGACCACGTCCAGCAGATCCACGCCCGGGATGCCGAGGACGCACTCCCTGGTCTTCCGGAGGGCCTTGAACGAGTAGTTCCACTCTCCCGTCGTGATGGCCAGCCGCGGCGTGAAATCCACGACCATGGTCCAGGAGATGGTCATGACGTTGTTTCGGTTCCCGTGCCGCGTGGCCACCAGGACTACGGGGCCCGGCTCCAGGAGCGTGAAGACCCGGCTCAGACTCATCGGCCGCATGGGATTCCCTTCTCCGAACTCCCCCCGCCCCGACCTGGCCGGCTTCCTCATCACCCTGCCTCCTCGCCGCGCAGGCCCCACAGAACCACGCCGGAACAGACCAGGATGGAAACGGAAAGCGATACGAGGCCGAACACGAGGAGGTTCTCCTGCAGGGGCGTTCCCCTGCGGCCGAGCGCCGACATGGGCATCAGGGTCGCGCCCGCGTTGAGCGCCGCGGCGGCCAGCGTGGTCGCCCAGTTCGCGTAGGTTCCGTACAGCGCCGACCAGAAGGTGAGGCGCGACAGGCCCGGGGAAAGCCTGAGCCGGTGCCACAACAGGCCCAGGATGACCAGGAGCATGCCGTTCATGAGCCCCTCGAGGTGGCTCGAAAGGCCCATGCGCGGATTGCCCAACCCGGGCACCGCGAGCCCCGTCAGGAGCCCCAAGAGAAAGAGGAGGATGCCCAAGCGCATCAGGCGCCGACCGACCTGCCGAGGGGATTCGTTCATGGGCCCTTCTCCTTTCGACACCGTCCAGACCGCTTGGCCGGCGCCATGGCGGACACCATCGGCCGACGGCCGTTTTGAACCGTCACCGCAGAGGGCCCTTTTCAGGCCCTCTTCCACCCACGCGCCAAAAAGGGCCCGAAGGCCCTGCCATCCATGGCGGAGAACAGCCGCCCACCTTCCCCTGCACCGTGATGCCCCCGCCCGCTTCCTTGGTGCTGTTCCGGTTCCATTGGCCGGAGACGGCCCGGGCAAGCGGGCATACGCCAACCCGGCCGGCGGGAAAGGGCGCCCGCCTCACCCAGGCCGGATCGGCCGGGCAGTCCCCGGTCTCCCGTCACCTTCCCACGGGGCCGAGGAGCGCCTCGAAGGCCCGGCGGTCGATTCTGCTCTTCAGGGCCAACACCTCGGCCCGGCTGGGGGCGGTGAGGTCCAGCGCGATGCACGCCACGGGCGCCAGGCCCGCGGCGGGACTCTCCACCCGCAGGGTCTGCTCCTCCCGGCAGGTCCGCGCCCCGAAGACCACCCTGAGCGCCGTCCCGTCGCTGTGGAGGTAGGAGAGGAAAGTCGCGGTCTTTTCGACGTCGGTCGCGTCCGTTTCGGTGACGTCGACGCACCGGCCGCCCTCTTCGCCGACGAGATAGGGGTGCGGCAACAGGCAGGCGATCACCTCGACGCGGTCGGCCAAGGCCGCCTGCATCTCCTGCGCCTCCTCCCAGGGATTCTTGGCCTTGCCGGATCTCGCTCCGGGCTTGGTCTTGCCTTCGTAAAGAAGGTGGACCTCGCCGCGCTCCGTGAAAGCCCCTCCGGGCCACGACCGGGAGAGCAACGGTGCTCCGGCCTCCATCTCGGCGACGAAGGGCATCGTGAAGGCCGTCCCGACATCCTTCGAAGCCGCGAAGCGCGCCGGATCCGGTACCGGCATGGCAGCCTGGAGGGCCATAAGACGCGCCTTGATCGAACTCGCCTCGGCCGCCGTCAGCGGACGGCAGTCGGCGCCCTCCTCGGCGCATGGATTCCCCTGAGCCCGGACCGGCACCCCCGTCGACATCGCCAGCCACGCGCCCGTGAACACAACCGCCGCCTGGAACAGACGAAGACCTTTCATGGCCGCCTCCTGGAAAGCCACGCTTGGCCTTGATCTTCCGCTCTGGCACTCGTCGAGCAACTCCGAAGGGGCTCTTGCCGAGCCGACGACCCGCGCCGTCGCCGGTTCGGGACTCCGTCCAACCTCCGGCCAACACATCCACATCCGCACTGTACGCGGATCCGAGGGACTGTTCGGGACTTGAGGCACGGACCCTTTCCGGGGGAATGGCCCCGCGCGCACCGGCCGGTCCGATGGCCGCTATTTGTCGTATTCCGCGATGGCGCGTCCCTCGCATGTGAAGGATATTCCCTGGGCCGCCTCCACGCCGATCATGACGGTCTGAACGATGGGCGCGTTCATGGATTCCTGGGAGGTCCAGCGTACGATGAAATTCGCGCCGGAACCGCCCTGGGTGTCTTTCTCCTCAATGTAGTATTCCAGCGTCCCCAGAGGCGGGATGCGGGCGGGTTTCTCGAGATAGGACCGGATCTTCTTGCCGCCTGTATCGTGGTAGTCCACGTGCGTGACGACCAGAGAATGCCTCGGGTCGACGTTCCGGATGCTCAAGGTGCAGGCCAGATTGTATTGCCTTTGCGTCGAACCCCAGTAGATGTGGGAGTAAACGGGAACGTAAAGACTCTGGCCCTTCGACAGCTCGATCGCCTGTCTGGCTGAAAGGCTCAAGCCGAGCAGGAACCAGAGGGAAATGAAAAGACTTCCTCGCCTTTTCGCGTCCTTCCTCATTAGAGCCTCCATGAACTCCCCGATCCAACTGACTCCAAACACCCGCGCCGAAGGGCCGACGGCGAGCGCAGCGAGAACGGAACCCCAGCGAGCGAAGCGCGCTTGCGGCCGAGCGGACGAAGGCGTGGGTGGGCGTGTTCGTTCCGCTCGCGACCTTCAGGAAGTCGCGGAGGAGCCCTTGCAACAGCCCGATTGGCGCTGCACCGGCGGACACTTGACGCTTCCGTAGGAACAGAAGACGCAACAGTCGCCGGGTTTCGGCCTCAGACGCGCGCGGCAGGCCTTGCACTCGAAGAAGTAAACGCACGCGTCGGCGGGCATTTCCTCTACCGACTGAGCGCCGCACGACGGGCACGTGAGAACTGAACGGGTGACTGGGTCCATCGGTCCTCCGATTCCCCCCGACGCCGGGAGGGCCGAAACTGGATCCGCGAGCCGCCGGGAAGGCCCTCGGCCATCGCTTCAGCCATGCTCGGCGTCCCTGGGCGGGTTCAGCACCCACAGAAGCTCCCGAACGAACAGGCCGGCGGTCGCGAAGGCAAGCAGCCCAAACCCGGCCATCATACCTCCTAACGGATACAGGGCCAGCACGCCGAGGGTGCCACCCGCCCAAGACCAAAGACACGCGCGGAGAAAACCCCACTGGCGACGGCGGGTGAGACGCTCACCTGCGAGCATGCCCAGGCCGAAACCCGCGGCGACGGCGACTGGAGCGGTGAGCGTGGCCGCCAACGACGGCGGCACAGGGGGACGGGGCATCCGGATGAGCACAACGGCCAGCCACACCGCGAAGGCCAAGACACCGCCGACCCAAGCGCCGACTATCCGCAAGCACGCTCCCAGCATCGTCCGTTCACCCTCTTGCCAGCATCGTCCGCCTTACGCCGGCAAGGACCGAATCCGCACTATTTTTCCGAAGGACTCGCGAGCCAGCCCGCTTCAAGGGCAAGTACGCCGCAGCGAAACCGGGGCCTGTGCACTGCGCGGTCGAACCTGTTACGGGTTGTTCTCATAATACTCTTGTTGCGAGCGCCAGTATTCCTGATAGAATTCAACCTGATCCTGTAGACATATGTCGGAGCCGTTGAGGTAGCGCCAGTAGGAGTCTAGGATAATCCCAGACATGTCATCAGGATGGTAAATGCCGATTCCCGCAAAAAACTCGGCCAAACGTTCACCGGTCCACAACCCCCAGTTGTTCCGCAACCACATACCCAGGCCAAAATGGTACTTTATGGTGTCTTCCATGGGCGAGTTGGCATAGTAGTCACGAAACTCCTTCGTAAGCATTCGATCCAGCTCGGCAAAGGCGTCCGAAAGATCCCGGGGAATATAGACTTCTGTAGGCGACTCCGCATCGCAGGTCGGTGAGAGCCAGTACGCTGCCTCGGGCAGAGGATACTGGATCTTGATCATCTCGATAACATCCTTTTGGATGTCCTCTTTCTGGACTTCTTCACCATCCTGTGAAGCCACAGGAAGCCCGAGAGAAAAGGCGCCCAGGATCACGGTTGTCAGGAGTGCCTTGTACATTCTCACACCTCGAATGGCCTGACGCTCAGCCTCTGCGGAGGCGCGAAGCTCCGCCAGCCAACAACGGTTCTTCGATTACCTCACTCGGGCTTGAAAGATCACTGCCCCCCCATCTTCTCCTTCCACAGCCGGTTCAGATCGCCGGCTTCCTCCCGAAGATACCGGCTGGAAGATGTTTGGAGAAATCGCGTCGTCAGGGCCAGCGAACTTCGAGCCGATTCAGCCGAGACCGGGTCCGGTCAGCGGCCTTGCTAGGCCACGCTTTCGTGGCACACCGCTTCGATGTTGTGCCCGTCCGGACCGATGACAAAGGCCGCATAGTAGTTCCCGTGGTATTCCGGGCGCAGACCCGGCGCACCATTGTCTTGGCCACCCGCCTCAAGCGCCGCGCGGTAGAAGGCTTCGACTTGCTCGCGGTTTTCGGCCGTGAATGCCAGGTGCAGATGCGCCGGCGTCTCCTCGGTTTGGAAGAGGCACAATGAACAGATCCCGCCGGGAGCGCTCAGCTCGATGCCGAGCGGCCCCTCAGCGGCTTCCGTTATGCCGAGCGGCGCGAGGGCCTTGACAAAGAACGCCTTGCTCGCCGCATAGTCGCTGACCCCGAACACTACGTGATCGAACATCTGTTCTCCTTTGCTGGGTGCGCCTGCAAGAGGCCTGACGCCAGCGGTCACCGGACCCGGACTTCTTTTGCGAAGGGCATCCGAGCAAGCCCGCTTCGAAGGCCACCTTGCCGCAGCGTAACTGGGTCCGGTGCACTGCGTTGTTAGCCGCCCCCGCGTTACCTTGCAAACTACCTGTGAGTAAGGGCCTGTAGGTGCTTTGCAAGCGTGCTTTCAATTGCTGATTTCCCTCCAATAGTGTTGTCGTAGAACAGCGTGCGGAAACCGCTGATGTCGAAAGGTAGTCTGTCTCGCTTTCTGTCGCACAGCAAAATAGTAGCCTTACCCATGCCATGGGCGTAGCCAACTTCGTAGAATACGTTTGGATTGTTGGGAGTCACATCGGCGATTATTACAAAGCACTCTTGGATTGACCGCACGATATCTTCTAGAATCTGGCCGGTCGAGTAAATGTCGGCAGCTCTAATGGCCTGCAGACCGTAGCTTTCGCATGTAGGCCGAATCACCTCATTGTATAGTGCGTTGAACTCGTCAGTGTATTGAATGACAATGAAAGCAGTTGGTTTTTGAGGACGAACAGTGATCCCGCGAACCAACATTTCCTTATTGCCCTGCATAAGCAGCGCAACCTGACAAGGTCTAATCTTGTAATACGCTGTGCAGACGATAACGCTATTTATGAGGAGATCAATTCGTGATCCATTGACTCGCACCTCTACATCTATATCTGTATCAGCTGGAGGCCTTTCCCCGAAGCCAGCCCCCGCCAGAGGTTCCCACTTGTTATTGGAGAAAAGACTAATAACATATGCTGTAGCCCCAAACCCAATGCCGGCGTACACTTCTTCGCCGCTCCCGTGGTTGAACCCGACCATTAGCTGACTGTCGCGATCTTTCAATTTTACTTTGAATTGGACCGTACCGCTTTCAAATTCGTAACTGGACTTCGCCAGGCAGATCGAGAACTGCCCCTTGTTCGGACCCTCCGTTATCTTTACAGGAATATATTTGAGACCCTCAGCGGTATGGGCTATCCTGCCCATAAGTGCGATCCAGTGGGTTTGCTTCTTTCGGCTCATTGTACCCTCCTTCTCTATGCCCTATAAAAGTAACCTTCCAAGTAAGCAGGACACCAGGGCTGTTTGAATCGAATGGCGGCTAACGCCCCCGTTCAGGGGACCCAGACTTCTTTTGCGAAGGGCAGCCAAACGCGAGAGCACCTTCGAAGCAAGGCCACTCTTGCGTGCCTGGGTCCACTGCAACGGGCTGTTAGGTGTCGTGTGCCCACTACTCTTGTCTTGTGTCTTCACCGATTCTAGAGCCATCCGCAAAAATGATGGTTTGAGGAGCCCATATTACCTTGAGGTCTTTCAATTCAGCATTTTTCAGCTTATTGTGTTCGTCGGAGAACTGATTATATTTTATAGTTCCTTCCCAAGTGGCTTTTTCGCCTGCTTTTATAGGATCTGTGATCTTCAGGCGCGACTTAAATA containing:
- a CDS encoding GFA family protein, with product MGDRLASCSCGRLTARVRGEPVRISVCHCLACQRRTGSVFGVQARFRKEDVAPSGESRAFTREPDDGGTITFHFCPRCGATVYYETEGLEEYFGIPVGAFADPSFPAPRVTVYVERKHPWVLLPPEIEHEA
- a CDS encoding DUF6144 family protein encodes the protein MDRKEFLKGLCGMGACGCVLNVLPISGAVFAGESAGSDQRLAFVRYELAKMIGFMAEDAPAAACAGILQKTGRECAKLGQAGERFKGNLEGYRAAIRENWGTETSWDKEKGVLTVSVAEGECGCPLVDSRRMPAVWCQCSVGYQKQSFEAVFGKPVEVTLLESKLSGSKRCVFEVRPA
- a CDS encoding PaaI family thioesterase, which produces MKDEQVEELKRIFGSAPFISDLGIEAVSAGEGECAARLVLQPRHLQQDGFVHAGVQATLADHTAGGAAATLSPPGHIVLTAEFKIHLLRPARGRVLECVAKVLKPGRMLTVVESEVWCHSDSGRVLVSKAMATLATVAKERTP
- a CDS encoding DUF1697 domain-containing protein; its protein translation is MAWVVFLKGVNVGGHRTFRPSALAEELRPYDVVNIGAAGTFVVRSRVPRKRLEEEILGRLPFDAEVMIRDARKFLQWSSEDPFAGQPTGPDVVRFASVAARRPEAIPTIPMNLPSRGRWCVKVLALRGDLLFGLYRREMKAIRFLSQLEKVVGVSLTTRSWNTVLAMTRVLADA
- a CDS encoding flavin reductase family protein; the protein is MRPMSLSRVFTLLEPGPVVLVATRHGNRNNVMTISWTMVVDFTPRLAITTGEWNYSFKALRKTRECVLGIPGVDLLDVVVGVGTCSGADTDKFAAFRLTPVPATVVQAPLIGECLANIECRVVDFVKRHNIVVLEAVAAHQTVGRKETRTLHAVGDGTFIADGRRLDRRARMAGKIPAGLEA
- a CDS encoding hydrogenase → MNESPRQVGRRLMRLGILLFLLGLLTGLAVPGLGNPRMGLSSHLEGLMNGMLLVILGLLWHRLRLSPGLSRLTFWSALYGTYANWATTLAAAALNAGATLMPMSALGRRGTPLQENLLVFGLVSLSVSILVCSGVVLWGLRGEEAG
- a CDS encoding DUF3124 domain-containing protein, which codes for MRKDAKRRGSLFISLWFLLGLSLSARQAIELSKGQSLYVPVYSHIYWGSTQRQYNLACTLSIRNVDPRHSLVVTHVDYHDTGGKKIRSYLEKPARIPPLGTLEYYIEEKDTQGGSGANFIVRWTSQESMNAPIVQTVMIGVEAAQGISFTCEGRAIAEYDK
- a CDS encoding GDCCVxC domain-containing (seleno)protein, with protein sequence MDPVTRSVLTCPSCGAQSVEEMPADACVYFFECKACRARLRPKPGDCCVFCSYGSVKCPPVQRQSGCCKGSSATS
- a CDS encoding DUF6794 domain-containing protein: MYKALLTTVILGAFSLGLPVASQDGEEVQKEDIQKDVIEMIKIQYPLPEAAYWLSPTCDAESPTEVYIPRDLSDAFAELDRMLTKEFRDYYANSPMEDTIKYHFGLGMWLRNNWGLWTGERLAEFFAGIGIYHPDDMSGIILDSYWRYLNGSDICLQDQVEFYQEYWRSQQEYYENNP
- a CDS encoding VOC family protein → MFDHVVFGVSDYAASKAFFVKALAPLGITEAAEGPLGIELSAPGGICSLCLFQTEETPAHLHLAFTAENREQVEAFYRAALEAGGQDNGAPGLRPEYHGNYYAAFVIGPDGHNIEAVCHESVA